Within Psychrobacter sp. DAB_AL43B, the genomic segment GCACTGGTGCAGTTGGTGTATGTCAGCAGCCTGACGATTGGATCACGTTTGAATGCGACGATATTTGACGAGGTAGAAGGTCATGCGCGTGATTACAATGAGCGGCAAGGCATTACAGGAACGTTATGTTACGGCAATGGGCATTTTCTACAATGTATCGAAGGTGAAAAAGAAAAAGTATCGGCCTTAACGCAGAATATTTTTGCTGATAAACGCCACAAAAATGTTCAGGTACTATTACTAAAAGCCATCAAACAGCGTAGCTTCTCTGACTGGCGTATGCGCTTATTGTTTTTGGAGCGTTGGCTATGGTCGCCCGCTACCAAGAAACAAGCCGCGCAGCTGTCACCATTTTTACCGTTTGCGCCTCATGGTTGGACGCCTGAGCGTACTGAGCAGTTTTTGCAAACCATTAAAGCCTTTGATAGTCCACCGCATATCAATGCAGCAGGCATTACTTATAACGCGATGGGCAATATGATGCGTCATATCGCTGCGCCACACCAAGCCTTTTTAATCGTTCAAGGCTTTTTAAGCGTGTTACTGGTGGTGGCGCTGATATTGTTATATTTATAGCGTTATAAATATAATTCATATGGCGAAAATGACCATTTAGATTGTATAAAAGTTATCTTATAAAAGTGACCGAATAAAAAAGACGCTAAACCATTATGTTTAGCGTCATTTTTTATGCCAGCTTGTTCATTACTTTAATAATTAAATGAATACTCACATATCAAAAATTTTCCCACGGTTCATAATATTATTGGGATCAAAGACTTTTTTGACCTCTCTTAAATAATCAATCTCAGTCTCGCTGCGGCTATAATTGAGATACGGTTTTTTGGTCATACCAACGCCATGCTCAGCAGATACTGAGCCACCATATTTTTTTACCGTTTCAAACACATATTTATTAACGATCTGACATTCTGCAAAGAAATCGTCTTTACTCATGTTTTCAGGCTTTAAGATATTCAGATGCAAATTACCATCGCCGATATGA encodes:
- a CDS encoding BLUF domain-containing protein codes for the protein MPSHTTALSKLDKIEDAALVQLVYVSSLTIGSRLNATIFDEVEGHARDYNERQGITGTLCYGNGHFLQCIEGEKEKVSALTQNIFADKRHKNVQVLLLKAIKQRSFSDWRMRLLFLERWLWSPATKKQAAQLSPFLPFAPHGWTPERTEQFLQTIKAFDSPPHINAAGITYNAMGNMMRHIAAPHQAFLIVQGFLSVLLVVALILLYL